A stretch of Metabacillus sp. FJAT-52054 DNA encodes these proteins:
- a CDS encoding zinc-binding dehydrogenase: MKAMLLEEKGKWEQMKTGELKTPSPQKGEILVKVHAVGLNPVDYKTAANGNPGWSYPHVLGLDVAGTIEELGEGVTEWAKGDRVVYHGDMTKGGGFAEFAVTTAHTVSRIPDEISFKDAAALPTAGYTAYEALFRKLPLHTFKTILIQGGAGGVGGFAIQLAKNAGLEVFTTASSSNHDYVKSLGADHVIDYGSEDVKERVLELTNGRGVDAVLDTVSRQTSTEALDYIAYRGQLAHIAGAPDTSSLKPFTKVISFHEIALGAIHKADFESQKDLAAMGDEMLQLLKDGKIDSLLSETISLEEIPDALVRLSERHVKGKIVAVIAE, translated from the coding sequence ATGAAAGCAATGCTGCTAGAGGAAAAAGGCAAATGGGAACAAATGAAAACCGGCGAATTAAAAACACCGTCGCCTCAAAAAGGAGAAATTCTCGTCAAGGTGCATGCAGTCGGCCTTAATCCTGTTGACTATAAAACAGCTGCCAACGGAAATCCAGGCTGGAGCTACCCGCATGTATTGGGCTTAGATGTTGCTGGTACCATTGAAGAACTTGGTGAGGGTGTAACAGAGTGGGCAAAAGGAGACCGCGTGGTTTATCACGGTGATATGACAAAAGGCGGCGGTTTCGCAGAGTTTGCTGTAACGACCGCTCATACGGTATCCCGCATACCTGATGAAATTTCTTTTAAAGATGCTGCTGCTCTTCCTACTGCTGGATATACTGCGTATGAAGCTCTTTTCAGAAAGCTTCCGCTTCATACATTCAAAACAATCCTCATTCAAGGGGGAGCAGGCGGAGTTGGCGGATTTGCAATTCAGCTTGCCAAAAACGCAGGACTTGAGGTTTTCACAACGGCTTCCTCATCCAACCATGACTACGTGAAATCTCTAGGAGCCGACCACGTAATCGATTATGGTTCAGAAGATGTAAAAGAAAGAGTACTCGAGCTAACAAACGGACGCGGGGTGGATGCCGTACTTGATACGGTTAGCCGTCAAACCTCAACAGAAGCTCTGGATTATATCGCCTACCGCGGCCAGCTCGCACACATCGCAGGAGCACCTGACACATCCAGTCTTAAACCATTTACCAAGGTCATCTCCTTCCATGAAATTGCTCTCGGAGCTATCCATAAAGCAGATTTCGAATCCCAAAAAGATTTAGCAGCAATGGGAGATGAAATGCTGCAGCTGCTTAAGGATGGGAAAATCGACTCCCTGCTCTCTGAAACAATTTCACTCGAAGAGATTCCCGATGCACTTGTCCGCCTATCGGAGCGGCATGTTAAAGGGAAGATTGTGGCTGTAATAGCTGAATAA
- a CDS encoding helix-turn-helix domain-containing protein — translation MKKLNDEYQCAINLVIDLIGGKWKVLILWNLNGETKRFSELLRSMPSVTRKVLAQQLRELEEHGLVTRKTYEAAPPKVEYSTTDMGKKLQRTLNEMCLWGDEYAEKHQIKMKECWTGNEAAAE, via the coding sequence ATGAAGAAATTAAATGATGAGTATCAATGTGCAATTAATCTGGTTATTGATTTAATTGGAGGAAAGTGGAAGGTTCTGATCCTGTGGAATCTTAACGGTGAAACGAAAAGGTTCTCAGAGCTTTTAAGATCAATGCCCTCTGTTACTCGCAAAGTGCTTGCCCAGCAGCTTAGAGAGCTTGAAGAGCATGGTTTAGTTACTCGAAAAACTTATGAAGCTGCCCCTCCAAAAGTAGAATATTCTACGACTGATATGGGAAAGAAACTGCAGCGTACCCTAAACGAAATGTGTTTGTGGGGAGATGAATATGCAGAAAAGCATCAGATTAAAATGAAAGAATGCTGGACAGGGAATGAGGCTGCAGCGGAGTGA
- the amyS gene encoding alpha-amylase, with protein sequence MAKRVRRITGFVLIFVLTFALLIPAQRSMAADNGTMMQYFEWYLPNDGQHWNKMKNDTAYLSSIGITALWIPPAYKGASQADVGYGAYDLYDLGEFNQKGTVRTKYGTKAELVSAITSLHSKGINVYGDVVMNHKGGADFTENVTAVEVNPNNRNQETSGDYQIQAYTGFNFPGRGNTYSSFKWNWYHFNGTDYDQSRNLNRIYKFRGTGKAWDWEVSTEYGNYDYLLYADVDYDHPDVVNEMKKWGTWYANELKLDGFRIDAAKHIKHSFLGDWVQSVRTSTGKEMFTVAEYWQNNLGSLENYLNKSGNNHSVFDVPLHYNFQAASSQGGYYDMRNLLNGTVTSKQPTRSVTFVDNHDTQPGQALESTVQSWFKPLAYAFILTRESGYPNVFYGDLYGTKGTSGREIPSLKTKIEPLLKARKDFAYGTQRDYIDNQDVIGWTREGNTSKSNSGLATLITDGPGGAKRMYVGTQNAGEVWYDLTGNRTDKVTIGSDGWANFNVNGGSVSVYVQQ encoded by the coding sequence ATGGCGAAGAGAGTGAGAAGAATAACAGGTTTTGTTTTGATTTTTGTGCTAACGTTTGCACTGCTGATCCCGGCACAGCGATCCATGGCGGCAGACAATGGAACGATGATGCAGTATTTTGAATGGTATTTGCCAAATGATGGCCAGCATTGGAACAAAATGAAGAATGATACGGCTTATTTATCAAGTATAGGGATCACTGCCCTTTGGATTCCTCCAGCTTATAAAGGGGCCAGCCAGGCGGATGTTGGCTACGGTGCATACGACCTTTATGACCTGGGAGAATTTAATCAAAAAGGGACGGTTCGAACGAAATATGGAACAAAAGCTGAACTTGTTTCTGCCATCACCTCTCTTCACAGCAAAGGCATTAACGTATATGGCGATGTCGTAATGAATCATAAAGGCGGAGCGGATTTTACTGAAAATGTAACAGCAGTCGAGGTCAATCCGAACAACCGAAACCAGGAAACATCCGGTGACTACCAAATCCAAGCCTATACGGGCTTTAACTTTCCTGGCAGGGGCAATACCTACTCCAGCTTTAAATGGAACTGGTATCATTTCAACGGAACAGATTATGATCAATCCAGAAACCTAAACAGAATCTATAAATTCAGGGGAACCGGAAAAGCATGGGATTGGGAAGTATCAACCGAATACGGAAACTATGATTACTTATTGTATGCGGATGTCGATTACGATCATCCGGATGTTGTAAACGAAATGAAAAAGTGGGGAACCTGGTATGCCAATGAATTAAAGCTGGATGGATTCCGGATTGATGCTGCGAAGCATATTAAGCATTCTTTCCTTGGAGACTGGGTACAGTCAGTCCGCACATCCACTGGAAAAGAAATGTTTACAGTGGCAGAGTATTGGCAAAACAATCTTGGATCTCTTGAAAATTACTTAAATAAATCCGGCAATAATCACTCAGTATTTGATGTACCTCTCCACTATAACTTTCAGGCAGCCTCTTCACAAGGCGGTTACTATGATATGAGAAATCTATTAAATGGAACGGTTACTTCCAAACAGCCAACAAGATCGGTAACGTTTGTAGATAATCATGATACACAGCCAGGACAGGCTCTGGAATCAACTGTGCAAAGCTGGTTTAAACCTCTTGCTTATGCTTTCATATTGACACGGGAGTCTGGGTATCCAAACGTGTTTTACGGGGATCTTTACGGAACAAAAGGGACAAGCGGCAGAGAAATTCCTTCATTAAAAACAAAGATTGAACCTTTATTAAAAGCTAGAAAAGACTTCGCATACGGTACCCAGCGGGATTATATCGACAATCAGGATGTAATCGGCTGGACAAGAGAAGGAAATACTTCCAAATCCAATTCAGGACTGGCGACTCTTATTACGGACGGTCCGGGAGGCGCTAAGCGGATGTATGTCGGTACACAAAATGCAGGAGAAGTCTGGTATGATCTAACGGGGAATAGAACGGACAAAGTAACTATAGGTTCAGATGGCTGGGCGAACTTTAATGTAAATGGCGGATCTGTATCCGTTTATGTCCAGCAGTAA
- a CDS encoding DUF420 domain-containing protein, with translation MNTKERNYTPIIVTLTIAINALVAVLYFMPKGNNLGHIDLTFMPFFNAVMNSFTFIFLLAALYSIIKQKNIKRHRNYIFGAFTTTALFLVSYVTYHALAPNTPFGGEGIIRPIYYFILISHILLSVVIVPLALVTLARGLNMKVEKHRKIARWTMPLWLYVSLTGVIVYLMISPYY, from the coding sequence ATGAATACTAAAGAGCGTAATTATACACCGATTATTGTTACATTGACCATTGCGATAAACGCGCTAGTGGCAGTCTTGTACTTTATGCCGAAGGGAAATAACCTTGGTCATATCGATTTAACCTTTATGCCGTTTTTCAATGCGGTAATGAATAGCTTTACGTTCATCTTCCTGCTGGCGGCTTTGTATTCCATCATCAAACAGAAGAATATTAAGCGCCATCGGAATTATATTTTCGGAGCGTTCACTACGACAGCACTGTTTCTGGTTTCTTATGTAACGTATCATGCATTGGCGCCGAATACACCATTTGGAGGCGAGGGGATTATCCGTCCGATTTACTACTTTATCCTGATCTCTCACATTCTCCTCTCAGTCGTTATTGTTCCGCTGGCACTTGTTACACTTGCACGGGGATTGAATATGAAAGTCGAAAAGCACCGAAAAATCGCGCGCTGGACGATGCCTCTCTGGCTGTATGTTAGTTTGACTGGTGTTATTGTCTATTTAATGATTTCTCCATACTATTAA
- a CDS encoding LysR family transcriptional regulator: MIDFEWYRSFISIYKHQSVSEAARSRILTQPAMSQHLAALEAEVGEALFTRTTRKITPTERGKELYSRLAPLIETLEKTTLEIRHSIQSSPTIMIGSPIDYFSVRGLEKLKNSSLRVIHHQGESEELFDMLDQNRADVIITTQRFSKPGIEYKLIEKEEFFVSIPNGMAGPADEDNAEAWLLSKKWISYGMELPIIRRLWREHFKKRPELDPHYVIPDLRGILTAVEKGIGISLLPHYLIDDSVKRGTVKTVLQEYTVLNEIYLGYKTKNKTDPFFQEVIDELLKG, encoded by the coding sequence GTGATTGACTTTGAATGGTATCGGAGCTTTATCAGTATATATAAACATCAATCCGTATCGGAAGCGGCTAGATCCCGCATTCTGACCCAGCCTGCTATGAGTCAGCATCTAGCGGCATTGGAAGCAGAAGTAGGGGAAGCTCTTTTTACCCGGACTACAAGAAAGATTACCCCAACAGAGCGGGGGAAGGAACTGTACTCAAGGCTTGCCCCTTTAATAGAAACTTTGGAAAAAACAACGCTGGAGATCAGACATTCAATCCAGTCGTCACCTACGATCATGATTGGCTCGCCAATCGATTATTTCTCTGTTAGAGGCTTAGAGAAACTCAAGAATTCCTCCCTCAGAGTGATCCATCATCAAGGAGAGTCAGAGGAGCTCTTTGACATGCTTGATCAAAACCGGGCCGATGTGATCATTACGACCCAGAGGTTCAGTAAGCCTGGAATAGAATATAAGCTTATTGAAAAAGAGGAATTTTTTGTTTCCATTCCAAATGGTATGGCCGGACCAGCAGATGAGGACAACGCCGAAGCTTGGCTGCTAAGCAAAAAATGGATAAGCTACGGGATGGAGCTGCCCATTATCAGAAGACTGTGGCGTGAGCATTTTAAAAAGAGGCCGGAACTCGATCCGCATTACGTCATCCCGGATTTGAGAGGTATTTTAACAGCAGTTGAGAAAGGAATTGGAATCAGCCTTTTGCCGCATTATCTGATTGATGATTCGGTTAAGCGAGGGACAGTAAAAACGGTACTTCAGGAATATACGGTGTTAAATGAAATTTATTTAGGCTATAAAACGAAAAATAAAACGGATCCATTTTTTCAGGAGGTCATTGATGAGCTTTTGAAAGGATAA
- a CDS encoding ABC transporter ATP-binding protein, translated as MIRFERATKVYPDGTKAVHTMDLEIKKGEFFVFIGPSGCGKTTTMKMINRLIDASDGNVFIQGKNVQDYEIHELRWNIGYVLQQIALFPHMTIEENIAVVPELKKWKSDRIRNRVDELLEMVGLDPDTYRSRKPSELSGGQQQRIGVVRALAADPDIILMDEPFSALDPISREKLQNDIADLQKRIKKTIVFVTHDMQEALALGDRVAIMKDGELIQVDTPNGLIQNPANDFVKEFIGSRAVPERRVRQAKIGELSYAFQPVPAEFPDLPINHDASVQEAIERLKGKPALAVEKNGAIMGVITSEGMMEYLAGQLGMEEVR; from the coding sequence ATGATCCGATTTGAAAGAGCTACAAAGGTTTATCCAGATGGGACAAAGGCAGTACATACAATGGATTTGGAAATAAAAAAGGGAGAATTCTTTGTTTTTATCGGTCCAAGCGGATGCGGGAAGACAACCACGATGAAAATGATCAACCGCTTGATCGATGCTTCAGACGGGAATGTTTTCATTCAAGGAAAAAACGTTCAGGATTATGAAATTCATGAGCTAAGATGGAATATTGGCTATGTGCTGCAGCAAATTGCCTTGTTTCCTCATATGACGATTGAAGAGAATATAGCAGTTGTCCCTGAATTGAAAAAGTGGAAATCAGATCGAATCAGAAATCGGGTCGATGAGCTTCTTGAAATGGTCGGGCTTGATCCTGACACATACAGAAGCCGGAAACCAAGCGAGCTATCGGGAGGACAGCAGCAGAGGATCGGTGTCGTCCGCGCCCTTGCGGCAGATCCTGATATTATTCTGATGGATGAACCCTTCAGCGCACTGGATCCAATCAGCAGAGAAAAGCTTCAAAACGATATAGCAGATCTTCAAAAAAGAATCAAAAAAACGATTGTTTTTGTAACCCATGATATGCAAGAGGCTTTGGCACTTGGGGACCGCGTCGCTATCATGAAAGATGGTGAGCTGATTCAGGTCGATACACCAAATGGACTTATTCAAAATCCGGCAAACGATTTTGTAAAAGAATTTATCGGTTCAAGAGCCGTACCTGAGCGCAGAGTCCGTCAGGCGAAAATCGGTGAGCTTTCATATGCATTTCAGCCGGTGCCTGCGGAGTTTCCTGATCTGCCGATTAACCACGATGCGTCTGTTCAAGAAGCAATTGAACGCTTAAAAGGAAAACCTGCTCTCGCCGTTGAAAAAAATGGGGCCATTATGGGCGTTATAACTTCAGAAGGTATGATGGAATACCTGGCTGGACAGCTCGGAATGGAGGAAGTCAGATGA
- a CDS encoding ThiF family adenylyltransferase gives MSDRYSRQTLFLPNGEKGQAEISSKTVLLIGCGALGSGIAETLVRAGIGKLILVDRDYVDESNLQRQQLFTEQDVAEQLPKAEAAKRRLQQINHMTDIEACVMHASPASTARIVTGVDLIMDGTDNFETRWMINDLSHRYGIPWIYGACVGSYGLSCTFIPGTGPCLACLMGSMPMGGETCDTAGIIAPAVSMTVSHQTAQALKILSGNIHAVRTELYSFDVWNNSYSALKVKNMKKMNCKTCGSDPDYPYLKDENTARTAVLCGRNTVQIRPPEDVKIRFDHIAERLAGKVENLSFNPFLLSFTKGSFRLVAFKDGRVLIHGTKKTDEARSLYNRYFG, from the coding sequence TTGAGTGACCGGTATTCAAGGCAGACACTTTTTTTACCGAATGGAGAAAAAGGACAGGCTGAAATCTCCTCAAAAACCGTTCTTTTAATCGGATGCGGTGCACTGGGAAGCGGAATAGCTGAAACTCTTGTCCGGGCAGGAATAGGCAAACTGATTCTTGTGGACCGGGATTATGTAGATGAGAGCAATCTGCAGCGGCAGCAGTTGTTTACAGAGCAGGATGTGGCAGAACAGCTCCCAAAAGCGGAAGCTGCTAAAAGAAGACTGCAGCAAATCAATCATATGACTGACATAGAAGCCTGTGTCATGCATGCCAGCCCTGCTTCCACTGCAAGAATTGTAACCGGTGTTGATTTGATCATGGATGGCACCGATAATTTTGAAACACGATGGATGATTAATGATCTGTCCCACCGTTACGGCATTCCGTGGATTTACGGGGCGTGTGTAGGAAGCTACGGTCTATCCTGCACCTTTATTCCGGGAACCGGACCTTGCTTAGCGTGTCTGATGGGCAGTATGCCAATGGGAGGCGAAACATGTGATACGGCAGGGATTATAGCTCCTGCTGTCAGTATGACCGTTTCTCATCAAACCGCTCAGGCATTAAAAATTCTATCAGGAAACATCCACGCAGTCAGAACAGAACTTTATTCATTTGACGTATGGAATAACAGTTATTCAGCATTAAAAGTGAAAAACATGAAGAAAATGAACTGTAAAACGTGCGGTTCTGATCCTGATTATCCATATTTGAAGGATGAAAACACCGCGAGGACGGCCGTTCTTTGCGGAAGGAATACCGTTCAGATCAGGCCCCCAGAAGATGTGAAAATCCGCTTTGATCATATTGCGGAGAGGCTTGCAGGAAAAGTAGAAAACCTATCCTTCAATCCATTCCTGCTTTCCTTTACAAAAGGGTCATTTCGTCTGGTTGCGTTTAAGGACGGCAGAGTACTGATTCATGGTACAAAAAAGACCGATGAAGCAAGATCATTATATAACCGCTACTTTGGTTAA
- a CDS encoding undecaprenyl-diphosphate phosphatase, which produces MDIWNLIVAMILGIVEGLTEFAPVSSTGHMIAVDDLWLKSQKLFGEEVANTFKVVIQLGSILAVVVVFRQRFFDMLGIKTKKSAIENPSGSKLSLITVIIGILPAGILGFAFADYIDKNLFSVQTVVIGLIGGALLMIAADLLQPKVKTETVDKMSYRQAFMMGLFQCIGLWPGFSRSGSTISGGVLLGISHRAASDFTFIMAVPVMAGASGISLLKHWEFITGDSLPFFIVGFITAFIFALISIRFFLKMINRVKLIPFAIYRIVIAIIILLMIM; this is translated from the coding sequence ATGGATATTTGGAATTTAATTGTTGCCATGATACTTGGAATTGTTGAAGGACTTACGGAATTTGCACCTGTTTCTTCAACAGGTCATATGATTGCGGTTGATGATTTGTGGCTAAAATCCCAAAAGTTGTTTGGGGAAGAAGTAGCCAACACATTTAAAGTCGTTATTCAGCTTGGATCGATACTGGCTGTGGTTGTCGTTTTCAGACAAAGATTTTTTGATATGCTCGGAATTAAAACAAAAAAATCTGCAATTGAAAATCCAAGCGGATCAAAGCTTTCTCTAATAACGGTTATAATCGGGATTTTGCCGGCAGGGATTTTAGGTTTTGCATTTGCTGATTATATTGATAAAAACCTATTCTCTGTTCAGACCGTTGTGATTGGTCTGATCGGAGGTGCTCTCCTGATGATTGCAGCAGATTTGCTTCAGCCGAAGGTGAAAACAGAGACTGTTGATAAAATGTCTTACAGACAAGCCTTCATGATGGGACTGTTTCAATGTATCGGACTATGGCCGGGGTTTTCACGTTCTGGCTCAACGATTTCCGGGGGAGTATTGCTTGGAATCAGTCATAGAGCTGCATCTGATTTCACGTTCATTATGGCTGTGCCGGTTATGGCTGGCGCAAGCGGAATCTCCCTGCTTAAGCACTGGGAATTCATCACGGGCGATTCACTTCCCTTCTTTATCGTAGGATTCATCACAGCTTTCATTTTCGCACTGATTTCAATCCGGTTCTTCTTAAAAATGATTAATCGTGTGAAGCTGATTCCGTTTGCAATCTACCGTATCGTTATTGCGATTATCATTCTTTTGATGATCATGTAA
- the gvpQ gene encoding gas vesicle protein GvpQ, with protein sequence MSSSNKDRFKKLGYGSLAAAGMSAMLIPGVREKVLPKAVRWKAKEKKHEVKEEMNEEKEELKDAAKDRIAHEMKKRVQKKMQSKVNEAAGKLEAAKEENAENVHSKAEEMRDKVQEALLNVRSKLKNFKEAGETFQEKIRPDDKGRLKSVRDLKGVNQLKSASQVKSAANMKKPSQIKSATDIKTISSISNS encoded by the coding sequence ATGAGCTCTAGTAATAAAGACCGTTTTAAAAAGCTTGGCTATGGAAGCCTTGCTGCCGCTGGAATGAGTGCCATGCTCATACCGGGTGTCCGGGAAAAAGTCCTTCCAAAGGCAGTAAGATGGAAAGCTAAGGAAAAAAAACATGAAGTTAAAGAAGAAATGAATGAAGAAAAAGAAGAACTAAAGGATGCAGCTAAAGACAGAATAGCACATGAAATGAAAAAACGTGTTCAGAAGAAGATGCAGTCCAAAGTAAATGAAGCTGCGGGTAAACTGGAAGCAGCAAAAGAAGAAAATGCCGAGAATGTGCATTCAAAGGCGGAAGAAATGAGAGATAAAGTTCAGGAAGCTTTATTAAATGTAAGATCCAAGCTGAAAAACTTTAAAGAAGCCGGAGAAACGTTTCAGGAAAAAATCAGACCTGATGATAAGGGCCGTTTGAAAAGCGTCAGAGATTTAAAAGGCGTGAATCAGCTAAAGAGCGCCTCGCAGGTGAAGAGTGCGGCAAATATGAAGAAACCTAGCCAGATTAAATCAGCAACGGATATTAAAACAATCAGTTCAATTTCAAATTCTTAA
- a CDS encoding ABC transporter permease/substrate-binding protein — MNSFITTFQERQDQLWTALLEHIQISFIALIIAVIITIPLGILLTRKARLAEGVIGVTAVLQTIPSLALLGLLIPLVGIGVVPAVIALVIYALLPILRNTYTGIKEVDPSLVEAARAMGMNNRKRLFKVELPLALPVIMAGIRTAMVLIVGTTTLAALIGAGGLGKLILLGIDRNDNMLIILGAIPAALLAIFFDVLLRLAEKVSTRGSAKKAGIAALVIALIIAVPLAWGSGKKDIVIAGKLGSEPEILINMYKLLIEQDTDLEVELQPSLGKTSFLFNALESGEVDIYPEFTGTALSTFLKEEPKGGDEQAVYEQAKKGMKDQYSMAYLEPMQFNNTYTLAVPKDTAEQFDLKTISDLKQVQQNMRVGFTLEFSDRQDGYKGIQELYGIKFPALKTMEPKLRYSAIQSGEVNLIDAYSTDSELAQYKLVTLEDDKGLFPPYQGAPLLKQETLEKYPELEEPLNKLAGQITDDEMRNMNYLVNVKGEAAEKVAKDYLVKTKLLKK; from the coding sequence ATGAACTCATTCATTACCACCTTCCAGGAGCGGCAGGACCAGCTGTGGACAGCCCTGCTCGAGCACATTCAAATATCGTTTATTGCACTCATCATTGCTGTGATTATTACGATTCCGCTCGGCATTCTATTGACGAGAAAAGCAAGGCTTGCTGAAGGAGTAATCGGAGTTACAGCTGTCTTGCAAACCATTCCTTCACTTGCTTTGCTGGGACTGCTTATTCCCCTTGTAGGGATAGGGGTTGTGCCGGCTGTTATTGCGCTCGTTATTTATGCACTTCTCCCGATTCTGCGGAATACGTATACCGGGATAAAAGAAGTCGATCCCTCTCTTGTTGAAGCAGCAAGAGCAATGGGAATGAATAACAGAAAACGCTTATTCAAAGTAGAACTTCCGCTGGCATTGCCCGTTATTATGGCCGGAATCCGAACAGCTATGGTATTGATTGTCGGAACGACCACTCTTGCTGCATTAATTGGAGCAGGAGGGCTCGGAAAGCTGATTCTTCTTGGAATAGACCGGAATGATAACATGCTGATTATCCTCGGAGCGATTCCTGCCGCCCTGCTTGCCATCTTTTTTGATGTATTGCTAAGACTGGCAGAAAAAGTTTCTACAAGAGGTTCAGCAAAAAAAGCTGGAATTGCAGCGCTGGTCATCGCTCTCATTATCGCGGTGCCGCTCGCCTGGGGATCAGGCAAAAAGGATATCGTCATTGCAGGAAAATTGGGCTCTGAGCCTGAAATCCTTATTAATATGTACAAACTGCTCATTGAGCAGGACACGGATTTAGAAGTAGAGCTGCAGCCGAGCCTCGGCAAAACCTCCTTCCTTTTTAATGCTCTTGAGTCCGGTGAAGTGGATATCTATCCTGAGTTCACCGGCACTGCACTTTCTACATTCCTGAAAGAGGAACCTAAAGGCGGGGACGAACAAGCCGTCTATGAGCAAGCAAAAAAAGGCATGAAGGATCAATACAGCATGGCCTATTTAGAGCCGATGCAATTTAACAACACCTATACGCTTGCTGTTCCAAAAGATACAGCCGAGCAGTTTGATTTAAAAACCATTTCTGATCTAAAGCAAGTTCAGCAAAACATGAGAGTAGGATTCACCCTTGAATTCTCAGACAGGCAGGATGGGTATAAGGGAATTCAAGAGCTCTATGGAATTAAATTTCCGGCATTAAAGACGATGGAGCCGAAGCTTCGCTACAGTGCAATTCAATCCGGTGAAGTGAACTTAATTGATGCGTACTCAACCGACAGCGAACTGGCGCAATACAAACTCGTTACGCTGGAAGATGATAAGGGTTTATTCCCTCCTTATCAGGGAGCCCCTCTCTTAAAGCAGGAAACGCTGGAAAAATATCCAGAGCTGGAGGAGCCGCTCAATAAGCTGGCTGGTCAAATTACAGATGATGAGATGAGAAACATGAATTATCTCGTAAACGTTAAAGGAGAAGCAGCTGAAAAAGTAGCAAAGGATTATCTAGTGAAAACGAAACTTCTGAAAAAGTAA
- a CDS encoding AI-2E family transporter has protein sequence MEKRKNPIIHFLGGRKTAYVLGILLLLGLNIFLYTKVSFIFKPITAFIGTVALPVILAVVAYYLLRPIMRLLMKAGVGRTTSIFLLLILIIGLLVLLIMSVVPFLVDQTKSLFTSFPGYWDKFITGFESYVEGQSYLAPIYEDLKDRSSGIFSSVGSNASNVASETLSGFTKVLSALTSVTIGLVTAPFILFYLLKEGEKLPNAFIRILPPRMRGGTRKVFREIDEQVRAYIQGQLLVSLCIGVMLYIGFLIIGMDYAVVLAAIASVTSVVPYLGPVIAITPAIIIAIVTSPFMLLKLAFVWTVVQLLEGKLISPQIMGKSLRVHPITIIFVLVTAGHLFGVLGVILGIPAYAIIRTFVFQFFKLYKRRYNRYYATSPIDERYEEDKIE, from the coding sequence TTGGAGAAAAGAAAGAATCCAATTATACATTTTCTAGGGGGCAGAAAAACCGCTTATGTGCTAGGTATTTTATTGCTCCTTGGGTTGAACATTTTCCTGTATACAAAAGTTTCATTTATTTTCAAACCGATTACTGCCTTTATAGGGACAGTCGCACTTCCGGTGATTTTGGCGGTTGTGGCATACTACCTGCTCAGACCGATTATGAGATTATTAATGAAAGCAGGGGTCGGCAGGACGACCTCCATTTTCTTATTGCTGATTCTGATTATAGGATTACTTGTGCTTTTAATTATGTCAGTCGTTCCATTTCTGGTAGACCAGACGAAAAGTCTATTCACCTCGTTTCCGGGATATTGGGATAAATTTATAACCGGATTTGAATCGTATGTAGAGGGACAGTCCTATCTCGCCCCTATATATGAAGATTTGAAGGACCGCAGCTCTGGAATCTTCAGCTCAGTTGGAAGCAATGCTTCAAATGTCGCTTCTGAAACACTCAGCGGGTTTACTAAAGTACTAAGTGCATTAACGAGCGTAACCATTGGATTGGTAACCGCTCCGTTTATCCTTTTTTATTTGCTGAAGGAGGGCGAAAAACTCCCTAATGCATTTATACGTATCCTTCCACCGAGAATGCGCGGGGGGACTAGAAAGGTATTTCGCGAAATTGATGAGCAGGTTAGAGCCTATATCCAAGGCCAGCTGCTAGTGAGTCTTTGTATAGGAGTCATGCTGTACATCGGCTTCCTTATTATAGGCATGGACTATGCAGTCGTTCTGGCAGCCATCGCCAGCGTGACAAGCGTTGTCCCCTACCTCGGCCCTGTGATAGCCATAACACCGGCCATTATTATTGCCATTGTCACATCGCCATTTATGCTATTGAAACTTGCGTTTGTCTGGACGGTTGTTCAGCTGCTGGAAGGAAAGCTCATCTCGCCTCAGATTATGGGGAAATCCCTTCGTGTGCATCCGATCACCATTATTTTTGTCCTGGTAACGGCTGGACACCTTTTCGGAGTCCTTGGGGTAATTCTTGGAATACCAGCATACGCGATCATAAGAACATTTGTATTCCAATTTTTCAAGCTTTACAAGCGCCGCTACAACCGTTATTATGCCACCTCCCCAATAGACGAGCGGTATGAAGAGGATAAGATTGAGTAA